GTTTCATCACTTTTATCTTTCGTTTTAGGTGTTAAGTACGCTGAGTTTTTATGCCTCTGGGTCATACCAGAGGTGTATAGGAGCCAGTGCACACGTCTCTATGCATCAGGCCAGTGTCTCCAACTGCATTAGAGAGGTGACTCTGGCCCTAAACCACGACCATTTCCGGCAAAAATATATTCGGTTTCCTCGGACTCGGGGAGATCGAAGAGTTATAAAGCAGGGGTAAGTTGTAATAGGTCCACATTCATACATAGTCATGCCCAAAGCCCCTAAAGGGCCAGGCAGAATCACAAGAACCACTGTtagtacgaagtcctaagatggatatgatgaaccgtatgacgacaggtgatcagccgatCGTTCATTCATATAATAGTACATCTTTTAGCTTCTGGCAATTGTAATTTATTCAGTAGTTAACATTTACTTTAAGAAACCATTACAGTGACGTAAACACATCTGTGAATATGTATAACatctaacataataatatattatataggttTTACCAGAAATTTGGGATGCCCGGCGTCTTAGGTTGCATCGATGGTACCCACATTGCAATAGTCAAACCGACACAATATGAACATCGGTACTTTAATCGAAAAAGGTACCATTCCATCAACGCTCAGATAGTGAGTacatgcttaattttatttacaaatagccATTCCtagaaatatagaaataaaacaatgtttatattaatagtttatttaattaattcctTATTAAACGATTACAAATAAACCTACTAAGATaacttaaactttttattttaggtaTGTGATTCGGAGTACAATATTTTAAGTGTTGATGCTGGCCATGGTGGAGGAGATCACGATGCCTTTGTGTGGAACAACCACGCACTGAAAGCCCACCTCGAGCAATTAAACCAAACTCAAAACGAAACGGTGTGGTTTTTAGgtcagtttattattttaagcaaTACCCCTTATACTTACATAGCCGCCGCCAATAGAACACAATTTGCAGTAACACTATGAAATCCTAAATGTTATATGTTAGATAAAACCAAAATCTGTTTCAGGCGATTCAGGCTATCCATTGCGCCCAACAGTGATGACACCAATTAACATAGAGCCCGACACCCCCCAGCGACATTACACGGACCTGCATTGCCGGGTGCGTAACACGGTGGAGCGCACAATTGGAATATTGAAGTCCCGTTGGCGTTGCCTCCTGGTCGATAGGAAGCTGCATTACCACCCGGTAACTGCAGGACTTATAATAAATGCGGTTGTAGTACTGCATAACAGCATAACATAGCGAACCAGGCTAGGCTCCCAGTTCATGAATTATCTGTTGAAGAGTGGCAAAATGAAGCTAATATGCAGGTAATTAAATATAACTGGGTAAAAtcattttaacaatattgtataaaattgattattttataagaGGATCCTTTTGGCGATTGATGACAGTTTCTAACAgataactaataataatgtttttctttttcagatagCTCACACACAAGCTACTTCAAGCAATCAGCTATCAGCCGGCGAACAAACGCGAAATGCTGTAATCGCGAGGCTTTGGTCAGCGCGATAGGatcatacataaagtcacgtctATAATCcgaatgaggtgggcagagccacaagttttCACTAAAATAGGTTGGTTGTGGTGTATGGGCTAGTACCTAACCCATTATGTTGTGTTAAATTCAAAACTCATGGCACGGCATACTAAACTAATAAAGGAACCCGAAGCCCAGTTGCACTTGTTAATTGATATCGATGAACAAAATTAAGGAATGttgaaactttaaaaaatatctttaatttgATAAATATGTTTCTAATGCATTAGCTATTCGGCCAAGATTTTGGCCTATAAGCTTGAGGGCTTCGGCTTGGGCTGCATCAGCTGCTGCTCGCTGCTTTTCCACTTGTGACAGAATCCTTCTCGCCTCATCAAGGGGAGCCAGCGGTCGacctaaaacaatttattgtgTCAGTGTACTAGTAATATTACGAATTTACCATCACTGTTAAATTTATTTGGTTCTCTGGTAAgtaggaattaaaaaaaaacagaatacatACAGCTGCTTACCACCACTATCAAGTAGTAAAATTGAACTAGGAGGGTATGTTTAAACTAAAATATGATGCAAATTGTATCAGTAATAGGCTGACTACCCATACCATAACAAGTGTATCACATTAATCTTAGGACTTCGAATCATAAGTGGCTGCAACCTGTCttattataaattgtcactctgcctaccccttacaGATCAGTGTgctttatatttataagtatatacagcAGCAGTATCATAGTTATATACACATACTTCGGTATCTGTATCTGCTACGGCGAGTTTGACGTGGCAAAGTTGGCACTCCACCACCAGTTGCTCCACGTTCTGCAGCATTCACAGGTGGACGTTCTGAAGCACCGGCAGTTGAAGTATCGACAGCTGCCTCAATAGCATCGGTAGGGAGAAACAGCCTCGGAGCAGAACTGCCACCTGGATCCTCGAGATACTCGGTTTCAAATTCAATCTGCtctctgtaaaaaaaataccatattGTAACAAAATCCAAGTACAATGTATTATGTAACTATtaacgaaaataatttttaaatatagagaatagtttagacaattaaaattattagtaaTTCTACTCACTGGATAATATCTTCAGCACCAATAttcatattacttaatattgatGGGGAATCCTGAAAAACTTAGATATTTAATATCTATCTAATTCATATGATTATTTAGCAACtcacaaataaaatacttaccacATCAACAGGAAAGGGATCAACGCTCACCCGGGGGGCTGCCTGGCCGAATCCTGGCCCCAAAAGAGCCAGAAATCGGTTTTCAATGTTTGATAGAGTACCCCCTTCAGGAGGTCCTCCACCAGTGGCATTAGCATCACCATTTATGCCAGCTACCAGTTTCTTTAGTTTACTCTTGTAATTGCTAACATACTGTAAaagtgaaacaaataaaatatagtgaTGGTGAGAAAATATGTTGagaataattttatgttatttcagTATGCTTACAATAATGGCCCAATCTTTGCACTTTTAGTAGTACCTGTACCCTCAGCATTTAATATATCAGCAACTTGTTGCCAATGCCTGGCTGAGCTTGCTCTCCCATGGCAACTATTATTATAGCCACGAGCCACAGCCAGGCTGGGGTTTTCTTCAAGGAAGCTAAGAAGTAACTCCCACTGAGCTTCAGACACCCTAGCACGTCTTTTCTCCATTATTCACTAAAAGTCTGACGACTATACTACAAATTTcactttttttaactaggtGTGGCGTACAAATGAATAAATTACCACCAAAATCGGCGGGAAAGCCATTCCCAtgggaatattaaaaaaaaacaacaaacagccagcataaaaaaaaagaaatccagACGCGAGTTACAAACTCttaacaaaacaattatgtaaaatatgtcTTCACTACGATATATACTATATAGACacatagatatttatttttacatattcttGCAGGAAACACTATAATGAATACGATACTCACTTTGAAATACAAGTTCAATTCCCTCAACTCATAtgattgtttgaatatttttttgccaGACAAAATTTAATGCACCGTTTTAAAATGTCGCCACTCTATAAAACTCTTCTATGTATGCATAAGTTATATCATTTTTGTTAGATTTATTCCTTGTTTCGTATCAAAACATTGTAGCTGCTTGGAACGTAAAAACCTAAAAACTACTTTGAAAGTAAAACATTAACTCTATTGTTGACATTGACTGCCCGGCGCTGCCTTATTTGACAaccacttttttttaaataattataccaTGATTATTGCCATTTAaagaaaaagataataaaaataatgtattcagTCTCTTTCGAGAATCCTGTTTTAATACATAATTACGTTTGTTTTGATTAATACTATAGTAtcttttattgataaataagtttttttaatgctttttaacacatttttaaTGTACACCTTGTTCAAATAATctcaaacaaattaataaaatttaccgGTAAAATTCCGGTAAagttacggttttattttattcgtatggCAATAAATGCGTGCAATCGAATTCAGCAGATGAATCAAAGATGAAATGAATTGTTGCAGATCCTCTAAAGAATGCGACCATTTTACCAAAAATAgcagaattgcttcaatattgcTCGCAATTCAGGAAATGATTTGGATTTagattcattcattcatctgacaaccctggcacttcaccaatttttacccaaaaatggggaaaaaatactaaagtctgacaacattcttcttgagcatgtgtaataattttgttcgcgactgtacctgtcttgataaatatatgacataggttataatgactttttgacatatttctacaaagagaatcaggtccaaattatgatggtagggagtactatttcatacgagtttattgacattagttacaaactgaagtatgcaagcgttccctagataataggtattttcaaaacgtcaagccagcggaatcaaagaactgcctttataactttggaaccgttgaagtactaaattcggtattttgcagggggtaagtactatttcggtactattttttggcgtttaaaacaaaacgaaagaccttgtcgttaactctcgccaaatttcgctcaccgtcaagctagcaagtgcaataaaacatggctataaatccagaaccgtgatggtactaatttttttacaacaggtactatttttttcaataagagtactattttttggtatggtcaaattattttttcgtgcccatttttttttgaggccgctagcttgacgcacacgtaaAATGATATCCCATTAGACTTAAAATATTTGGTTTAATTTATTTCCCTTTCTTCTCCCACTGCAACAAAactaaattatatttgatttttttttctatttgtaatattgttggaTAAATACTATTCTACTATTCTTGAGATACTGAGCTGTGACAGACATACATTGTCGCACTCGAAAATTGTTATAAACTTCAGAATGGAAAGTATTACCGTTTGTCCATTATTTCACAACACACccttatctttatctttgtcttttttacctttaatacttattgtaaataaaaattaacaatagtaaaaatacgttatATAATTCGTTAAtgttttttaacaaatattAGCCACAACTGCTTATGGTGACTGAAAAAAGTTTCCACTACACATTGTAAACTGTTTATATTAGTAAAAAGTTATTAAATCTCCGACCACAATCAATGGAGTGGTACATTATTGGTACTTCTACCACTTGATTTGATATCTGTAGATACCGAGCCACGGTATTGCTGTATCTGCAGAAAAACTGAGAGTTCTGTAGACGGATATAAAATGAACATTTGCAACTTTTAATGCTATACATTCGTAATGACCATCTCCGGAGCTGTCAGAACAATAACAGTGACAACTATCCCTCTGCACTCGTAATACTATGTCTGATCTCACAAATAGTATGGACTTCCATTTTTAGTTTACTTGGTTAGCCACGGGACTGTCTATCATTGCTATATCTTAAAATCcttgtaaagtcatattataACTACTCACATAAATTacatcagcgggcttagcaccgtaagcgcgcgactctttttcgcctcgacatacgtcacccgtcactctcttacagtactgcacagagagagagacagatgatctctgtcatggcgagaaagagtcgcgtgcttacggtgctaggcctgCTGGTGCATGCGTAAAAACGATTGAACgttatgaataataatttaaatcatGTCAGCAGGAACATTAAGTAAAATCTGGAATCTGGGTAATAGGCGCGTTAATGAATCTCTGCATCTCCTTAACAACATAATTGATATTGAAGGGGTTTTGATCCTTGCCTTATCCGTCAATAGGAACAATCGTTTGTGAACTCCAGCGTTCACAAACAATCCCAAACAACCGTCTCCTAGCAAACCTTGAAACCAACAATCCACTCAGTGACCGCCAATTTGGTTTCCGCAGGTATATATAACGATCTAGGCTGAGAACTAGATGGCGATATTCTTGTGTACGCTTATGGAGCGAGACCATTGAGCCGTGTCTCTTGATATCTCAAAAGATTTTGACAGGGTTTGGAATCATAGTCTTATTGGAAGGTTTCGGCGGCGACATCCCGCTGTATGGCAAGAGAGAGAGGAAAAGCGCCGAACGTGGATCACAGCTCATCTTCCTTAACCGTCTACCCACGTTCTGAACGAATCTTCTTGCCTTGGAGCCCCACGGGTCAGTCGTCTCAACAGTACGCAGTACAAAATCATACCCTGATTCCAGACTGGCATACTTAGCATGCTTTAACTCGACAGTCGTTTCAGTCGCTGAGACTATATAGCTTTGGGTTTGAGACATTCGAATCGAATTATCAATTTATTATAATGgacattttaaattaatagaCACCAAAATTTGTATTTTGGTATTATGATGTTTTGTAACATATTTTTatgcaattattttaaaagatgTTTGTTAGATTTAATTGTTAGAAATTCTGAAGTGTTTTTTATGCCTATTCTATTTAGGAATATATGATAAGTAGAGTGCTCtatgatatttatttaaatgtgtgtTATTAAAGTCAAGTGTAGTAACTCGAAATGTCTTCTGTATGTTCCGTAACGACGCGTTGCAGTGCATCATTATTTTCCCCATCGGTTCAGTTCAGCCTTTGTATGCTATGAGTGAAGTGGAGCACTTGCTAACGTAAGTAAAAGTTGAAAAGATATTTAATTTAGGATGAAAATGGTAAAATAGAAGTAACAGTAGTATACAAGAAAGCTTCGAAGCTaggataatattaaataaacggATATAACGTTCAGTTGATCAAAATGAATGAAATACCGTAGTTTTTAATCGAAATGAAAAACCAAATTTTTACAATGCCGTGCGGGGCCTTTAGAATTCAGATAATGACAAAGCGATCCGTCGCGGACCGGAACAAAGCATAACTTAGGAACtgaacatataaaataaaaaataacaaatcctCATCCTTAACCATTTTTTACTCGGGTCATCATCTAAGTTACCTGTACTCGGAACCTATGACGACCCAGATTTATATCTCCGAAAGCAGTGGCGAACCTCGCAACGCCTTGCTGATTTATTTTGACAACCCTGGATGAAGGTCCTGCCTGAAATGAGACCGAGGAGAAAATGGCGTGAAGATCAGAGACAACTACAAGTAGGAGACCTAGTACTGATTGTGGACCCGACCTCCCCTCGTAACGTATGGCCACGAGGACGCATTCAGAAAGTTCTGCCTGGCAAAGACGGACGAGTCGGAGTTGTCGAGATTAATACCAAAACTGGCATCCTTCAGAGGTCTGCAACGCGCGTCGCTAGAATTACGACAGAAGAGTGCTGACGCACTGGGGTGGGGCATGTTAGCGACACGAATTAACGATTTAAAATAAAGCGGCAACGTATTTGGTGCGGGCAACCGCCTCTCGACGCCAGATGGCGCTCATttcgatattattatatttttttaattctctcTGGCTAACCTCTTCGCCGCGCACCACGCTCTTCGGTTGCCCACAAGTAAAAAGCCTTTTAATAAAGCGATCGATGTGTTTTTATGTTTTCCCGTCCTATATATATCTAACACATATTTtgctaataataaattaatacttagCTTCCGAGAGAGAGTTTTACTTTCACCAACATAGATCACAAGAcgtatataaaaaacaaaaacaaaattcaaagcgttgtaaaaaaaggaaatataaaaacatgtaaaaaggCTATAAAATGTTCTGCGAGGAGTTCGCAATACTAACAGTGCCGTTAATGGGGCAATTATGGACGAAAACCCATTAACAAACCGTCTGTAATACGAACACATACCTAAAAATGCCCAAAGAGCTTTCGATGAATACCTACGGAGTGGGATAATCTCTGATAGCCGCGAGTTTTTGGGGGTCAGTTTTAAGACCATTCTCATTCACAACCCAACATTTAATTTCTTTCCGACAGAACTCACACTTCTTCAAGCTAATAGAAAGACCAGCGTCGTTCAAACGATGCAAAACGCGTTGTAGTCATAAGATATGTCTGTCAAAATCTTTTGAAATAATGATTAGATCGTCGACAAAACCGAAGACATAGTTTTCGCTGGTGTTTGTGAATTCGTTGATCACGATAAGGTCAGTAAGATTCTGCATTTCCGATGCAGTGTTGGTAAGTCCCAAAAGCATACAGACAAACTCGAAGGGACCTCGTTGGGGAGTAATGAAGGCAGTTTATTCGCATTTTTCCTTATGCGCAAGTTGAAAATTGAAAGACGTTATGAACTTCGCACCACACAGATTGTCTAAGCAGAAAGTTTCTAACAGTAACGCTTTTCAGCTTGCGACTGTCGACGCAGAAACGAACGCCCTTCCTTCTTGGTAACCATCACAACAGGGCTGGCCCAAGGATAACGAGAAGGACGAATGACACACGGCTCGAGCTTCTTAGCTATTCCCTCGTTGAGGTTCTGAATTTTGGTCGGAACAAGAGGATATTTTCTATTGTATACTATGGAATAGATTAAGATAGATATGGAATTGGGGAAAAAAGGAGATAAAAGGTCAACACAACAATATACCTTACCGGGGAGAACGATAGACCGGAAACTCATCGTGGAACGACGCCTATGCACAATTACATTACGCCATTATTAAAACTTAATCATACTTGATTTTTGACTCGACGAATATATTTCGACTGAGATAGGTAACAAAATAATACCGCACACCTAAATAGCCATAAGAAAGTtacaaaagcaaaaaaaatgcGTTGTAGCAAAATTACGCTGCAGCTGGTACGTCGGCAACATCTCGGTGCGCGAGTTCAACTCGCTCTTGACCGAATTTCTTTATTTTCGTTATCATAGTGTTTATTTCAAGATATCCATCGGTACGATATTTCCACCACACGCGTTTGCCCGTGGGAACTGA
This genomic interval from Pectinophora gossypiella chromosome Z, ilPecGoss1.1, whole genome shotgun sequence contains the following:
- the LOC126380005 gene encoding putative nuclease HARBI1; this translates as MADLGLYRMYLEHARVEERIRYQQQCRFMREQELAFEMPDSEFVKHFRLNKNVCFELTSEIEPYLAGSRGGISPISKVLSTLSFYASGSYQRCIGASAHVSMHQASVSNCIREVTLALNHDHFRQKYIRFPRTRGDRRVIKQGFYQKFGMPGVLGCIDGTHIAIVKPTQYEHRYFNRKRYHSINAQIVCDSEYNILSVDAGHGGGDHDAFVWNNHALKAHLEQLNQTQNETVWFLGDSGYPLRPTVMTPINIEPDTPQRHYTDLHCRVRNTVERTIGILKSRWRCLLVDRKLHYHPVTAGLIINAVVVLHNSIT
- the LOC126380006 gene encoding uncharacterized protein LOC126380006; amino-acid sequence: MNIGAEDIIQEQIEFETEYLEDPGGSSAPRLFLPTDAIEAAVDTSTAGASERPPVNAAERGATGGGVPTLPRQTRRSRYRYRSRPLAPLDEARRILSQVEKQRAAADAAQAEALKLIGQNLGRIANALETYLSN